From a region of the Panicum virgatum strain AP13 chromosome 2K, P.virgatum_v5, whole genome shotgun sequence genome:
- the LOC120695593 gene encoding peroxidase 2-like — protein sequence MAAAVAVLITVLALLGSVSCQAGSRGGSPAPAPQPPAYPPTILPPPTYPPSSSKPSPPTSQPPTSPPSPPPPIMPTTAEPPAYPPTSLSPPPLVISRPEPPTYPPASSSSPPPTISPKPPTYPPPSPSPPPPLPSSPPPSSDDDAAGKKLEVGYYESRCGPHVDVEAIVRKHVSSFDAGMKAGLIRLFFHDCFVRGCDASILLDPTSDNPQPEKLGIPNFPSMRGYEVIDAAKAELEAKCPGTVSCADVVAFAALDASFFLSGGDVDFAMPAGRYDGNVSLASETLPNLPPPFAGLQQLERMFADKGLDAFDMVALSGAHSVGRSHCSSFSRDRLPPGAATSDMDPAFAAELRANCSSADGADNTVAQDHETPDELDNQYYQNVLDRKVLFTSDAALTSKKDDMTSYLVRVYAMFPWLWQQKYAEAMVKMGSIEVKTAATGEIRRECRVVNSRP from the exons atggCCGCCGCGGTCGCTGTCCTCATCACCGTGCTCGCGCTGCTCGGTTCCGTATCATGCCAAGCCGGCTCCAGAGGTGGTAGCCCAGCCCCAGCGCCACAGCCGCCAGCGTACCCGCCGACCATCCTACCACCGCCCACCTATCCTCCATCGAGTTCAAAGCCCTCTCCTCCGACGAGTCAGCCACCCACGAGTCCGCCGAGCCCACCACCGCCTATCATGCCCACCACCGCCGAGCCACCCGCCTATCCTCCGACAAGTCTGAGCCCACCGCCGCTTGTGATCTCACGACCAGAGCCACCTACCTATCCTCCGGCGAGTTCGTCGAGCCCACCACCAACTATATCTCCAAAGCCACCTACCTATCCTCCGCCGAGTCCAAGCCCGCCACCACCTTTGCCTTCTTCACCTCCACCCAGCTCAGACGATGATGCCGCAGGGAAGAAGCTCGAGGTCGGATACTACGAGAGCAGATGCGGGCCTCACGTGGACGTGGAGGCAATCGTGAGGAAGCACGTTAGTAGCTTCGATGCCGGCATGAAAGCCGGGCTTATTCGCCTCTTCTTCCACGACTGCTTTGTCCGT GGTTGCGATGCTTCCATTCTGCTCGACCCGACCAGCGACAACCCGCAGCCGGAGAAGCTGGGCATACCCAACTTCCCGAGCATGCGCGGCTACGAGGTGATCGACGCGGCCAAGGCGGAGCTGGAGGCCAAGTGCCCCGGCACGGTCTCGTGCGCGGACGTCGTGGCCTTCGCCGCCCTCGACGCGTCCTTCTTCctcagcggcggcgacgtcgacttCGCCATGCCCGCGGGCCGCTACGACGGCAACGTGTCCCTCGCCAGCGAGACCCTGCCGAacctgccgccgccgttcgccggcCTCCAGCAGCTCGAGAGGATGTTCGCCGACAAGGGCCTCGACGCCTTCGACATGGTCGCGCTCTCCGGCGCGCACAGCGTCGGGCGCTCGCACTGCTCCTCCTTCAGCCGCGACCGCCTCCCTcccggcgccgccacctccgacATGGACCCGGCGTTCGCCGCCGAGCTGCGGGCTAACTGCTCGTCGGCAGACGGCGCCGACAACACGGTGGCGCAGGACCACGAGACCCCCGACGAGCTGGACAACCAGTACTACCAGAACGTGCTCGACCGCAAGGTCCTCTTCACGTCGGACGCCGCGCTCACCTCCAAGAAGGACGACATGACGAGCTACCTGGTGCGCGTGTACGCGATGTTCCCGTGGCTGTGGCAGCAGAAGTACGCGGAGGCCATGGTGAAGATGGGCAGCATCGAGGTCAAGACGGCCGCCACCGGTGAGATCAGGAGGGAGTGCCGTGTCGTCAACAGCAGGCCGTGA
- the LOC120696245 gene encoding peroxidase 2-like, with translation MAAASNKVGALLIITLLAFLGSVECQQGSGGGGILCLGGWVRPVSSALGRLGCPGGLMPSPKIFRAPRSAPSGAALRVGYYNSCPNAEGIVRQVVRDAVDKEPGMGAGLIRLFFHDCFVRGCDASVLLVNSSGSSDPSEMLGPPNRESLRGFGVIDRAKAALEAACPSVVSCADIVAFAARDASSFLSNGRLNFAMPAGRLDGRVSLASETTNFLPGPFSDLETLKSRFAAKGLDTKDMVTLSGAHTIGHARCMFVSTSRPGMNATLAGELRQRCGGGGGNATVNLDYKTPDVLDSQYFQNVKDSAVLLDSDAALNASETAALVDTYAADVGSRWEMEFAAAMVKMGNIEVKTRPSADAEIRKKCSIYN, from the exons ATGGCTGCTGCTAGTAATAAGGTTGGCGCCCTGCTGATCATCACCTTGCTTGCGTTCCTCGGGTCCGTGGAGTGCCAGcagggctccggcggcggcggcatccttTGCCTGGGTGGTTGGGTTCGTCCAGTCTCATCAGCCCTTGGTCGCCTGGGCTGCCCCGGAGGCCTCATGCCGAGCCCTAAAATTTTCAGGGCACCAAGATCTGCCCCCTCAGGGGCAGCTCTCAGGGTCGGCTACTACAACTCGTGCCCCAACGCGGAAGGCATTGTGAGGCAGGTCGTCAGAGACGCCGTCGACAAAGAACCCGGCATGGGCGCAGGCCTCATTCGTCTCTTCTTCCACGACTGTTTCGTTCGG GGTTGCGATGCTTCCGTTCTCCTCGTGAACTCGAGTGGCTCCAGCGACCCGTCGGAGATGTTGGGCCCACCCAACAGAGAGAGCCTTCGCGGCTTCGGCGTGATCGACAGGGCCAAGGCGGCGCTCGAGGCGGCCTGCCCCAGCGTCGTGTCGTGCGCGGACATCGTCGCCTTCGCCGCCCGCGACGCGTCCTCCTTCCTCAGCAACGGCAGGCTCAACTTCGCGatgcccgccggccgcctcgacgGCCGCGTGTCCCTCGCCTCGGAGACCACCAACTTCCTGCCGGGGCCCTTCTCCGACCTCGAGACGCTCAAGAGCAGATTCGCCGCCAAGGGCCTCGACACCAAAGACATGGTCACGCTCTCCGGCGCGCACACCATCGGCCACGCCCGCTGCATGTTCGTCTCCACCAGCCGTCCGGGCATGAACGCCACCCTCGCCGGAGAGCTGAGAcagaggtgcggcggcggcggcggtaacGCCACGGTGAACTTGGACTACAAGACCCCCGACGTCCTGGACAGCCAGTACTTCCAGAACGTGAAGGACAGCGCCGTGCTGCTGGACTCGGACGCCGCGCTCAACGCCTCGGaaacggcggcgctggtggataCATACGCCGCCGATGTGGGGAGCAGGTGGGAGATGGAGttcgcggcggcgatggtgaaGATGGGCAACATCGAGGTGAAGACCAGGCCCAGCGCGGACGCCGAGATCAGGAAGAAGTGCTCGATTTACAACTAG
- the LOC120695594 gene encoding peroxidase 1-like: protein MANKKQLAVLVALLALLVGPSAGLLGISISIGTGTDCVVFVGWPRLLFLRSLICGLLGQPYTPPIWRDPPTGAGLSVGYYNNSDYADSYCPGAEAAVRTAVQSAIDQQGRGIGAGLIRLFFHDAFVRGCDASVLLQSTALAGTGTEMEGGPNKDSLRGFEVIDAAKEATKAACGNRVSCADILAFAARDASDILSGGRISFPVPAGRKDGRESFANETVQLPGPDSSLQQLQTMFAAQGLSTEDMVTLSGAHSIGRARCLFFTGRLAAMDRDYAQRLDASCNGTGSPSNMVSQDPVTADVLDNQYYKNIDKFVLFGSDAVLISSPATKQQVDVNKANATSWEIDFAAAMVKMGKIGVKTALVPGETEIREVCSRVNA, encoded by the coding sequence ATGGCTAATAAGAAGCAGCTTGCCGTCCTCGTCGCCTTGCTCGCGCTCCTCGTTGGGCCATCGGCGGGCCTGCTCGGCATCAGCATCAGCATCGGCACCGGCACCGACTGCGTCGTCTTCGTTGGTTGGCCGCGGCTTTTATTCCTGCGCTCTCTCATCTGCGGGCTCCTGGGCCAACCCTACACGCCTCCCATCTGGAGGGACCCGCCCACAGGCGCAGGGCTCAGCGTCGGCTACTACAACAACTCTGACTACGCCGACTCCTACTgccccggcgcggaggcggccgtGAGGACGGCCGTGCAGAGCGCCATCGACCAGCAGGGCCGCGGCATCGGCGCCGGCCTCATCCGTCTCTTCTTCCACGACGCCTTCGTCCGGGGGTGCGACGCGTCCGTCCTCCTGCAGAGCACGGCCCTCGCCGGCACCGGCACGGAGATGGAGGGGGGCCCCAACAAGGACAGCCTGCGCGGGTTCGAGGTGATCGACGCCGCCAAGGAGGCCACCAAGGCCGCCTGCGGCAACAGGGTGTCGTGCGCCGACATCCTCGCCTTCGCCGCGCGCGACGCGTCCGACATCCTCAGCGGCGGCAGGATCAGCTTCCCCGTGCCGGCGGGGCGCAAGGACGGCCGCGAGTCCTTCGCCAACGAGACCGTCCAGCTGCCCGGCCCGGACTCCTCCCTCCAGCAGCTCCAGACGATGTTCGCCGCCCAGGGCCTCAGCACCGAGGACATGGTCACGCTCTCCGGCGCGCACAGCATCGGCCGCGCCCGCTGCCTCTTCTTCACCGGCCGGCTGGCGGCCATGGACCGCGACTACGCCCAGCGGCTGGACGCGTCCTGCAACGGCACCGGGAGCCCCAGCAACATGGTGAGCCAGGACCCCGTGACCGCCGACGTGCTGGACAACCAGTACTACAAGAACATCGACAAATTCGTGCTGTTCGGGTCGGACGCCGTGCTCATCTCGTCCCCGGCGACCAAACAGCAGGTGGACGTTAACAAGGCCAATGCGACCAGTTGGGAGATCGACttcgcggcggcgatggtgaaGATGGGCAAGATCGGGGTCAAGACCGCCCTCGTCCCCGGCGAAACCGAAATCAGGGAGGTATGCTCGAGAGTCAACgcttag